In Sulfurisphaera javensis, a single genomic region encodes these proteins:
- a CDS encoding glycerophosphodiester phosphodiesterase codes for MICIGHRGASAYEPENTIKAFKKAIEMGCEGVEMDLRRSKDGKIVVIHDETVDRTTNGKGKVSEMTLEELKKLDSQGEKIPLLSEVLSEIKAKLFLLEIKEAGYEDQIVNEVKSFNLLDSVIFISFNYDSLKKVLEYGGKKIGLIYSSSPYPIQLAKSLKAYAMLPRYNLLNRVHANELKRNKFFVIPWVVNDVSILEKMVYYNVDAVATDKPDIMRQLKMVNKKGLTI; via the coding sequence ATGATTTGTATTGGTCATAGAGGAGCCTCAGCGTATGAACCAGAAAATACAATAAAAGCATTCAAAAAAGCAATAGAAATGGGATGTGAAGGAGTAGAAATGGACCTAAGAAGAAGTAAAGATGGAAAGATTGTAGTTATTCATGATGAAACAGTAGATAGGACAACAAATGGTAAAGGAAAAGTTAGTGAAATGACACTTGAGGAGTTAAAAAAGTTAGATTCCCAAGGAGAAAAAATACCATTACTCTCAGAAGTTTTAAGTGAGATTAAGGCAAAACTTTTCTTATTAGAGATAAAAGAGGCTGGATATGAGGACCAAATAGTAAATGAGGTGAAAAGTTTTAATCTTCTTGATTCAGTTATTTTCATTTCTTTCAATTACGATTCTTTAAAGAAAGTCCTAGAATATGGAGGTAAAAAGATAGGTTTAATTTACTCTTCATCGCCTTATCCAATTCAGTTAGCAAAAAGTTTGAAAGCTTACGCTATGTTACCTAGATACAACTTATTAAATAGAGTTCATGCTAATGAATTAAAGAGAAATAAATTCTTCGTGATACCTTGGGTGGTAAATGATGTTAGTATCTTAGAAAAAATGGTTTACTATAACGTAGATGCAGTTGCGACTGACAAACCAGATATTATGAGACAACTGAAGATGGTGAATAAGAAGGGATTAACTATTTAA
- a CDS encoding maleate cis-trans isomerase, producing MISLIVSEENPTLPRDVNELYPGKFRVFTMKYYPGHGIRKDELDRMFKELEKIKKQIEQGDVIFYARSYGVFYRPGMERMKKFFSKPVLIATETIITRLRELNAKKLYVITPYNQRRHEYEIKWLRDWGFDIVGSISLGRTGGEAIASTPHELLIEASKIAHQSSADAIYIACTILSTLPILKELEGRLPVVTASSSLFEVAREKKLIDF from the coding sequence ATGATTTCCTTAATAGTATCAGAGGAGAATCCTACTCTTCCAAGGGACGTTAATGAGCTTTACCCAGGGAAATTCAGAGTTTTTACAATGAAATATTACCCAGGGCATGGGATAAGAAAGGATGAACTTGATAGGATGTTTAAAGAGCTTGAAAAAATAAAGAAACAAATAGAACAAGGAGATGTTATATTTTACGCTAGGTCCTATGGAGTATTTTATAGGCCTGGAATGGAGAGAATGAAGAAGTTCTTTTCAAAACCTGTTTTAATTGCAACAGAAACTATAATAACTAGACTTAGAGAGTTAAATGCAAAGAAACTTTATGTAATAACACCTTATAATCAAAGAAGACATGAATATGAAATTAAATGGTTAAGGGATTGGGGATTTGATATTGTTGGTTCTATAAGTTTAGGAAGAACTGGGGGAGAGGCTATTGCTTCAACTCCCCACGAATTATTAATTGAGGCAAGTAAAATAGCTCATCAATCCTCAGCTGATGCTATCTATATTGCCTGTACTATTCTTTCTACTCTTCCAATCCTTAAGGAATTGGAGGGCAGACTTCCTGTTGTTACTGCTTCCTCTTCCCTTTTTGAAGTTGCAAGGGAAAAGAAGCTCATTGATTTCTGA
- a CDS encoding alpha/beta hydrolase family protein, producing MKSLVLHGKGSSPEKVEWLAKPLRSFGEVIVPEFEIEVKEGIEKALQYDFDCIAGHSRGGTIALIAGALKGTCVIAVSAPSDRRKQREYLSKFPPGTVQNRIYQDISKLPEYEFDYAPLKYADKLKDVLLIHGENDEIVLKEHSIVMCEEIKKHGGNCELHIIPGMKHTPLGQQYSKIWEIIENWIRKRLKS from the coding sequence ATGAAAAGCTTAGTTCTTCATGGTAAAGGATCTTCACCAGAAAAAGTAGAATGGTTAGCTAAGCCTTTAAGATCATTTGGAGAAGTTATTGTACCAGAATTTGAAATTGAAGTTAAGGAAGGAATAGAAAAGGCTTTGCAATACGATTTTGATTGCATAGCTGGTCATTCAAGAGGAGGCACTATTGCATTAATAGCTGGTGCATTAAAAGGTACTTGTGTAATTGCTGTATCTGCACCTTCTGATAGAAGAAAACAAAGAGAATATTTATCTAAATTTCCTCCAGGGACTGTACAAAATAGAATATATCAAGACATTAGTAAACTACCAGAATATGAGTTTGATTATGCTCCATTAAAATATGCTGATAAACTTAAGGACGTTCTTTTAATTCATGGAGAAAATGATGAAATTGTCTTAAAAGAGCATTCTATTGTAATGTGTGAGGAAATAAAAAAGCACGGTGGAAATTGTGAGCTTCATATAATTCCTGGAATGAAGCACACTCCCTTAGGCCAGCAGTACTCAAAAATATGGGAAATTATTGAAAATTGGATAAGAAAGAGATTAAAGAGTTAG
- a CDS encoding thioesterase family protein, which produces MKVGESLEKTFIVKPEHSASAVSSGAVNVLSTPMMIAFMEDVSFTLVQRYLEKGKTTVGYHVDVKHLAPAPIGSEVKVKSTLIEVNGKRLKFKVEAYYKDKKIGEGIHERVIVDESEFMKRVE; this is translated from the coding sequence GTGAAAGTCGGAGAATCCTTAGAAAAAACTTTCATAGTAAAGCCAGAACATTCTGCTTCAGCAGTTTCCAGTGGTGCTGTAAACGTTTTATCAACTCCAATGATGATTGCCTTCATGGAAGATGTGTCATTTACTTTAGTTCAAAGATATTTAGAAAAAGGAAAAACTACTGTAGGTTATCATGTAGACGTTAAACATTTAGCCCCAGCTCCAATAGGTTCAGAAGTTAAAGTGAAGTCAACATTAATAGAAGTTAACGGAAAGAGACTTAAGTTCAAGGTCGAGGCTTATTATAAAGATAAAAAGATTGGAGAAGGAATACATGAAAGAGTTATTGTTGATGAGTCTGAATTCATGAAGAGGGTTGAATAA
- a CDS encoding DUF3834 domain-containing protein, whose protein sequence is MLVTAPFAGPVSFPLLVAKVFGKTDFELKNSCETNEIGDVVLDSVTNVAKLRLKGYKIVAGVYVRMYSLLGNKNSEVIYTIRQGTLADYNSRLYAKLTNKKEVVNTSPEEAVRKAKNEGKLALVGIEVELGEIFEDEMKKMNYLVPQCVIYSKVNASNVLKAYEEGIKIMRDKPEESAMIISSASKYYSLEVMRRIINIYNHQLTTNKDDLKRSLELYSLVKPEVKELEIN, encoded by the coding sequence ATGCTTGTAACAGCACCCTTTGCTGGACCAGTATCTTTTCCTCTTTTAGTTGCAAAAGTATTCGGAAAGACTGATTTTGAGTTAAAGAATAGTTGTGAGACAAATGAAATAGGAGACGTTGTTTTAGATTCAGTAACTAACGTTGCAAAGTTAAGGTTAAAAGGTTACAAAATTGTTGCTGGAGTTTATGTTAGAATGTATTCTCTATTAGGAAATAAAAACTCTGAAGTAATTTATACAATAAGGCAAGGAACTTTAGCTGATTATAATTCTAGGCTTTATGCGAAACTCACTAACAAAAAAGAAGTTGTAAATACTTCTCCAGAAGAAGCTGTAAGAAAAGCAAAAAACGAAGGAAAATTAGCTTTGGTTGGAATAGAAGTAGAATTAGGTGAAATTTTTGAAGATGAAATGAAAAAGATGAATTATCTAGTTCCACAGTGTGTAATTTACTCTAAAGTTAACGCAAGTAATGTTCTTAAAGCATATGAAGAAGGAATAAAAATTATGAGAGATAAACCAGAGGAATCAGCAATGATAATATCTTCAGCAAGTAAATATTATTCTTTAGAAGTTATGAGAAGAATAATAAATATTTACAATCATCAATTAACTACTAATAAAGATGATTTAAAGAGAAGTCTAGAACTATACAGCCTAGTCAAACCGGAAGTGAAAGAGCTTGAAATTAACTAA
- a CDS encoding MBL fold metallo-hydrolase, which yields MKLTKTVEVIPGSPNTLIYDNRVVIDLGGKNSNLDINAEVQLATHGHSDHIAGLLKKAKVKYLPKEDYWALTLMGRRSMIYGFSSRDNQYFTFDFIKEDLKDDFTDTEVEKIKLPGHTPGHTIYIIDNVLYAGDAFFGQKVLENFGIPFYTDFWESLNSLYKLKELIKGVDYVVIAHGPIYTNKKKMEELLDFNISFNEKLIQKVKDMITGNEMTAEEVTYKLSGNKDVANILLNSITIKSILFQVAKNIRVTEKGITFSL from the coding sequence TTGAAATTAACTAAAACAGTTGAAGTCATCCCCGGAAGTCCTAATACTCTAATTTATGATAATAGGGTTGTAATTGATTTAGGTGGTAAAAATTCAAATTTAGATATAAATGCTGAAGTACAACTTGCTACTCATGGGCACAGTGATCACATAGCTGGATTATTAAAGAAAGCTAAAGTAAAATATTTACCTAAGGAAGACTATTGGGCTTTAACTTTAATGGGAAGAAGATCAATGATTTATGGTTTCAGTTCTAGAGATAATCAATATTTTACGTTTGATTTCATTAAAGAGGATTTAAAAGATGATTTTACAGATACTGAAGTTGAAAAAATTAAATTACCGGGTCATACTCCTGGTCATACAATTTATATAATTGATAACGTTTTGTATGCAGGAGATGCATTTTTTGGACAAAAAGTTTTAGAAAATTTTGGAATTCCATTTTATACAGACTTTTGGGAATCTCTTAATTCTCTTTATAAACTCAAAGAATTAATAAAGGGAGTTGATTACGTTGTAATTGCTCATGGTCCCATTTATACAAACAAGAAAAAAATGGAAGAATTACTTGATTTTAACATATCATTCAATGAGAAATTAATTCAAAAAGTTAAGGATATGATAACTGGAAACGAAATGACTGCAGAGGAAGTTACGTATAAACTATCTGGTAATAAGGATGTTGCAAATATACTATTAAACTCTATAACTATTAAATCAATATTATTTCAAGTTGCTAAAAACATAAGGGTTACTGAAAAAGGGATAACTTTCTCTTTGTGA
- a CDS encoding cbb3-type cytochrome c oxidase subunit I, with protein sequence MNGLTKFIVSIFQLDKDWVTRIVMAMIVMSLIWGMLGVIDALMVRIQEASWGLMQALPFTPQEYYASITLHGMRDLFGFAQQLEFAIFTYFTFKMLNLQPRAKWIYNLAFVLFNIAFMLIEGPILITASQGFDNYFPSEGWYYLSPLGVPGYSLYVVSPLWFYGWMLIDIATYMQTIWLIYHYYLASKTMKEKLPIFLVFTLMDILLYAIGYSGETVANVWDILAIFKVVGLNVIANQIAFGILWHAVVYMAWIPAVSAMYLLIPMLANKPLYSDKMGRVAAVLYLVFSNNVPIHHLYMVDLPIAIKVLTEILTYGVVLPSLMTFMNLWATAKGANVSWNILTAFTVMSFTGSIFSGVTGIANATITFDAIVHETMWVVGHFHGFILLSIVPAGFAVLYLMLPMMTGRAWYSTKLMWIHFWGYLIGASMVVIGFDELGLTGLIRKAEIYPLTSTYLTGELMSAIGAIIADLATVAWLFNVILTLVRGKTEVVTSIEDSAHIIMAQTAVSRFELESKLKKFMKI encoded by the coding sequence ATGAATGGATTAACTAAATTTATCGTTTCGATATTCCAATTAGACAAAGACTGGGTAACTAGAATAGTAATGGCAATGATTGTAATGAGCCTAATATGGGGTATGCTGGGCGTTATTGACGCTCTAATGGTAAGGATTCAAGAGGCCTCATGGGGATTAATGCAGGCATTACCATTTACTCCACAAGAGTACTATGCGTCAATAACCTTACATGGAATGAGAGACTTATTTGGATTTGCACAGCAATTAGAATTTGCTATATTTACATACTTTACTTTTAAGATGTTAAACTTACAACCAAGAGCAAAATGGATTTACAACTTAGCTTTCGTTTTATTTAACATTGCCTTCATGCTAATAGAAGGACCAATATTGATTACAGCATCACAAGGCTTCGATAACTATTTTCCATCAGAGGGATGGTACTATTTATCACCACTAGGTGTTCCTGGATATTCACTTTATGTAGTTTCCCCATTATGGTTCTATGGTTGGATGCTAATTGATATTGCAACCTACATGCAGACTATATGGTTAATTTACCATTATTATTTAGCCAGTAAGACTATGAAAGAGAAACTTCCAATATTTTTAGTATTTACATTAATGGATATACTCTTATATGCCATTGGTTATTCTGGTGAAACTGTTGCTAATGTCTGGGATATTCTTGCTATATTTAAAGTTGTAGGACTTAATGTTATTGCGAATCAAATAGCTTTCGGAATATTATGGCACGCTGTAGTATATATGGCATGGATTCCTGCAGTTTCAGCAATGTATTTACTAATACCCATGTTGGCTAATAAACCATTATATAGTGATAAAATGGGTAGAGTTGCTGCTGTATTATACTTAGTTTTCTCTAATAATGTACCAATCCATCACCTATATATGGTTGATTTACCAATTGCAATAAAAGTATTGACTGAAATATTAACATATGGCGTAGTTTTACCTTCATTAATGACTTTCATGAATTTATGGGCAACAGCTAAGGGGGCTAATGTATCATGGAATATCTTAACAGCATTTACCGTGATGTCATTTACTGGTTCAATCTTTTCTGGTGTAACTGGAATCGCTAATGCTACTATAACGTTTGATGCTATAGTACATGAGACTATGTGGGTTGTTGGTCATTTTCACGGATTTATTCTCCTTTCCATAGTTCCAGCTGGTTTTGCTGTTCTATATTTGATGTTACCTATGATGACTGGAAGAGCATGGTATTCCACTAAGTTGATGTGGATTCATTTCTGGGGATATCTTATTGGTGCTTCAATGGTAGTGATAGGATTTGATGAATTAGGTTTAACTGGACTAATAAGAAAAGCTGAAATTTATCCATTAACTTCTACTTATCTTACTGGGGAACTAATGTCAGCTATAGGTGCAATAATTGCTGATTTAGCAACAGTAGCCTGGCTATTTAATGTTATACTTACATTAGTAAGAGGCAAAACTGAGGTAGTAACTAGTATAGAGGATTCTGCTCATATAATTATGGCTCAAACTGCAGTATCCAGATTTGAATTGGAAAGCAAATTAAAGAAGTTCATGAAAATCTGA
- a CDS encoding carbonic anhydrase: protein MVKVIISCMDYRLTEEIHKRANEDTLIFRNAGANVKEFLERLKEIKPDEIIYLPHTDCAAMKLVYNVIKQCDKVNQEVDEKLISQFKDKKFESLEELERLNAKINEEMLKQITPNIKTELIDVKKIQWPNKIAKVYFYPPNARPKEIGAYILQSNSINDVNADIYIAKEKLGFKEVYDCSSDTCKQI from the coding sequence ATGGTAAAAGTAATAATATCTTGTATGGACTACAGACTAACTGAAGAAATACACAAGAGAGCTAATGAGGATACACTTATTTTCAGAAATGCGGGAGCTAACGTAAAGGAGTTTTTAGAGAGATTAAAAGAAATTAAACCAGATGAGATTATTTATTTACCCCATACTGACTGTGCAGCAATGAAATTAGTTTATAACGTTATAAAGCAATGTGATAAGGTAAATCAAGAAGTAGATGAAAAGTTAATTAGCCAATTTAAGGATAAGAAATTTGAGTCTTTGGAGGAATTGGAAAGATTAAATGCAAAGATAAATGAAGAAATGTTAAAGCAAATAACTCCGAATATTAAAACAGAATTGATTGACGTAAAAAAGATACAATGGCCGAATAAAATAGCAAAAGTTTACTTTTATCCTCCAAATGCTAGGCCAAAAGAAATAGGAGCTTATATTTTGCAATCAAACTCCATTAATGACGTTAATGCTGACATTTATATTGCAAAAGAGAAACTAGGGTTCAAAGAAGTTTATGATTGTTCATCAGATACATGTAAACAAATTTAA
- a CDS encoding DUF4898 domain-containing protein → MVYIDSLDSSLNDLLKFYNCKDCRFVNFIVIKDEEKFFDYLFKKNDKIVVIISPQRGYLVNLLKDLASRKGKTVHVLLSSQLNENTCVVCFC, encoded by the coding sequence ATGGTTTACATTGACAGTTTAGATTCATCACTCAATGATTTGCTAAAATTTTACAATTGTAAAGATTGTAGGTTTGTGAATTTTATAGTCATTAAGGATGAGGAAAAGTTCTTTGATTATCTATTTAAGAAAAACGATAAGATAGTTGTCATAATTTCTCCTCAAAGAGGATATCTTGTTAACCTTTTAAAGGATTTAGCTTCTAGGAAAGGCAAGACAGTTCATGTACTATTATCATCACAATTAAATGAAAACACCTGCGTAGTATGTTTTTGCTAA
- a CDS encoding DUF4898 domain-containing protein: protein MINLADYVEENIKDMVKTLGCSECYLYKFNLVSDYSKFFEFIISSKKIVTLVISSGRSDREVIMENSNKIAKSKNVPLHIFLSDRIDENSFIICYRKS, encoded by the coding sequence ATGATAAACTTAGCTGATTATGTAGAAGAGAACATAAAAGATATGGTTAAGACTCTTGGATGTAGTGAGTGTTATCTCTATAAATTTAACTTAGTTAGTGATTACTCAAAATTTTTTGAATTTATTATATCTTCTAAGAAAATTGTAACTTTAGTAATTTCTTCCGGAAGAAGTGATAGAGAAGTAATTATGGAAAATTCAAATAAAATAGCGAAAAGCAAAAACGTGCCTCTTCATATTTTCTTGAGTGATAGAATAGATGAAAATAGCTTTATAATTTGTTACAGAAAAAGTTAA
- a CDS encoding RsmB/NOP family class I SAM-dependent RNA methyltransferase gives MSHNEKVKVFTLAIKLIIKNKIQPEKAFDISMKKLKIKDNREKLFTDFLKTLKNFYYYSEVYNDEGLEEIVSKSLIDSEITLPTWVKERLSYLKLNDYSALFNRTVWIRINTLKADVEEVIKSMHKKGFKLERDEFNFLYRVIEAPFKISKTEEFEEGKIVIQDKASVKVVQILDPKPYEKILEVGSAPGMKTSLIQQLTRNKAYVIALDVSEKRISIQKELMKKLEVDNVDLVLADGEHLPVKEVDKILIDAPCSNSGTLNADPSVFLRLTKNDIIKLSRIQRKILEEASKLKKPVVYSTCSLFPEEGEKVVEKYSPYLVKLTDDSSHYGYIRSKVWLRVMRFYPHIHGTEGFFIAKLDFSKDNKSSL, from the coding sequence ATGTCACACAACGAGAAAGTAAAAGTATTTACTTTAGCTATCAAACTGATAATCAAAAACAAAATACAGCCAGAGAAAGCCTTTGATATTTCCATGAAAAAACTAAAAATTAAAGATAACAGAGAAAAGCTTTTCACAGATTTTTTAAAAACATTAAAGAATTTCTATTATTATTCTGAAGTATACAATGATGAAGGATTAGAAGAAATTGTGAGTAAATCTTTAATTGATTCAGAAATTACTTTACCTACTTGGGTAAAGGAAAGATTATCATATCTCAAATTAAATGATTATTCAGCTCTATTTAATAGAACTGTTTGGATTAGAATAAATACGTTAAAAGCTGATGTGGAGGAGGTAATCAAATCAATGCATAAAAAAGGATTTAAATTAGAAAGAGATGAGTTTAATTTTCTTTATAGAGTTATCGAGGCACCTTTTAAAATTTCGAAGACAGAAGAATTTGAAGAAGGAAAAATTGTAATTCAAGATAAGGCCAGTGTTAAAGTAGTTCAAATCTTAGATCCTAAACCTTATGAGAAAATCCTTGAAGTCGGTAGTGCACCAGGGATGAAGACATCTCTCATTCAGCAACTAACTAGGAATAAAGCTTATGTTATAGCACTTGATGTCTCAGAGAAGAGGATTTCAATACAAAAAGAATTAATGAAAAAATTAGAAGTTGATAACGTTGATTTAGTATTAGCAGATGGAGAACATTTGCCAGTTAAAGAGGTGGACAAAATTCTAATAGATGCTCCTTGTAGCAATTCTGGTACTTTAAACGCAGATCCTAGTGTGTTTTTAAGATTAACAAAAAATGATATTATAAAACTTTCAAGAATCCAAAGGAAAATTTTGGAAGAAGCATCAAAGCTTAAGAAGCCAGTAGTTTACTCTACTTGTTCATTATTCCCAGAGGAAGGGGAAAAAGTGGTTGAGAAATACTCTCCCTATTTAGTGAAATTGACTGATGATTCTTCTCACTATGGTTATATAAGAAGTAAGGTTTGGCTAAGAGTGATGAGATTTTATCCTCATATTCATGGAACTGAAGGATTTTTCATTGCGAAGCTTGATTTTAGTAAAGATAATAAATCCTCTCTTTAA
- a CDS encoding TenA family protein: MLSDFLKENSSWEEYVNHKFVRMMIDGTLPHENFRYYLIQDAKYVEEMLRALFRASALAPIDKAIKLLSVILTTRDKGLETNNYLYSKLNINQEEIKSAKMNDINYSYTRHLNYWAERSWELFLVAWTPCMWGYYEIGKKVVQSNDDLYKAWASFYSSDDYKRRVDIILENLNSISVDKDLALEIFNRSVKYEIGFWDYALSMK; encoded by the coding sequence ATGCTTTCAGATTTCTTAAAAGAAAACTCCTCTTGGGAGGAATATGTTAATCATAAGTTTGTTAGAATGATGATTGATGGTACTTTGCCTCATGAGAATTTTAGATATTATCTTATACAAGATGCTAAGTATGTTGAGGAAATGTTAAGGGCATTATTTAGAGCTTCAGCTTTAGCCCCAATAGATAAGGCTATAAAGTTACTAAGCGTAATACTGACTACAAGAGACAAGGGACTAGAAACTAACAATTATCTTTATTCTAAACTTAACATAAATCAAGAGGAAATAAAGTCTGCAAAAATGAATGATATAAATTATTCATATACAAGGCATTTAAATTATTGGGCTGAAAGGAGTTGGGAATTATTTCTTGTAGCATGGACACCATGCATGTGGGGGTATTATGAAATTGGTAAAAAAGTAGTTCAAAGTAATGACGACCTATATAAGGCATGGGCCTCATTCTATTCTTCTGATGATTATAAACGAAGAGTTGATATTATTCTAGAGAATCTAAACTCAATAAGCGTAGATAAAGACTTGGCTTTAGAGATATTTAACAGAAGTGTCAAATACGAAATAGGATTTTGGGATTATGCTTTAAGTATGAAATAA
- a CDS encoding DUF488 domain-containing protein → MIKVKRVYDKLEKDDGIRILVDRLWPRGAKKDNIDVWLKDIAPSDELRKWFSHDLAKWEEFKKKYFEELDKNPKVKILIELISRNQSVTLLYSSKAPYNSAVALREYLQKKLGI, encoded by the coding sequence ATGATAAAAGTAAAAAGAGTCTATGATAAACTAGAAAAGGATGACGGAATACGAATTCTGGTGGATAGATTATGGCCTAGAGGAGCAAAAAAAGATAATATTGATGTATGGTTAAAGGACATAGCTCCTAGTGATGAATTAAGAAAATGGTTTTCTCACGATCTTGCAAAATGGGAAGAATTTAAAAAGAAATATTTTGAAGAGTTGGATAAAAACCCTAAAGTAAAAATTTTAATTGAATTAATTTCAAGAAATCAATCTGTAACTTTACTTTATTCCTCTAAGGCTCCTTATAATAGCGCTGTGGCACTAAGGGAATATCTACAAAAGAAGTTAGGAATTTAA
- a CDS encoding DUF929 domain-containing protein, translating to MNIKNLAIGVGVIVFILMLVLPYALQPFEVPLNAFFKVSNIDYANSNITCVIFISWYGCPYGATDSWILYAFLSHYGKITYNISYSDPNDIYPNTPALIFTNFQPNSSIHFRFVYLYNRFLNATANGSVVINYVKYGLQVIEKDFPQYYPFVKEYVTQRWASGSFFQPVAYMGNPPHIPTLIIISSDKGTYMLIGHIVSPSLLDNYNATYLLSHLSQLSFIQQGVAELEKYT from the coding sequence GTGAATATAAAAAATCTCGCTATAGGAGTGGGAGTAATTGTGTTCATTTTAATGCTAGTTTTACCTTATGCTCTTCAACCTTTTGAAGTGCCTTTAAATGCTTTTTTCAAGGTTAGTAACATAGATTATGCTAATAGCAATATTACATGTGTTATTTTTATTAGTTGGTACGGTTGTCCTTATGGTGCAACAGACAGCTGGATTTTGTATGCTTTTCTTTCGCATTATGGAAAGATAACTTATAACATTTCATACTCAGATCCTAACGATATATATCCTAATACCCCAGCATTAATATTTACTAATTTTCAACCAAACTCTTCCATTCATTTTCGTTTTGTGTACTTATACAATAGATTTTTGAACGCTACTGCGAACGGTAGTGTAGTAATTAACTACGTAAAATACGGCCTACAAGTTATTGAAAAAGACTTCCCGCAATATTATCCATTTGTAAAGGAATATGTTACACAAAGATGGGCATCTGGAAGTTTCTTTCAACCAGTAGCTTATATGGGAAACCCTCCTCATATTCCTACATTGATTATTATAAGTAGTGATAAAGGAACTTATATGTTAATTGGCCATATAGTAAGTCCTTCACTCCTAGATAACTATAATGCTACTTATCTACTTTCACATTTATCTCAATTATCTTTTATACAACAAGGTGTAGCTGAGTTAGAAAAGTACACGTGA
- a CDS encoding helix-turn-helix domain-containing protein — MLKGPFEVSLLIENHPCEIMKLISLFNIKANVENVKLRESVTDHIVNLEGKMDEEEFFKLKNSSLKVLRLSDNKLWIRTNGCSVCKLLYSSDVIVEKVKVVREKTLLYTLLVPNNSSLKDFLNRLANEGVKVTVLNINEINEDQLTERQMEILQLAYKLGYFDDDRKITLSELAEKLGISVPTLDEILRRALKKVVKYYINKK, encoded by the coding sequence ATATTGAAGGGTCCATTTGAAGTAAGCCTACTCATAGAAAATCATCCTTGTGAAATAATGAAATTAATTTCTCTTTTCAATATAAAGGCTAACGTAGAGAATGTAAAACTGAGAGAAAGTGTTACTGACCATATTGTTAATTTAGAAGGGAAAATGGATGAAGAAGAATTTTTTAAATTAAAGAACAGTAGCCTAAAAGTTTTACGTTTAAGTGATAATAAGCTTTGGATAAGGACTAATGGTTGTTCTGTTTGTAAATTGCTTTATTCATCTGACGTAATAGTCGAAAAAGTAAAAGTTGTTAGAGAAAAGACTTTGCTTTATACTCTTCTTGTTCCGAATAATAGTTCGTTAAAGGATTTTCTTAACAGGTTAGCTAATGAAGGTGTTAAAGTTACAGTATTAAATATTAATGAAATTAATGAGGATCAACTGACTGAAAGACAAATGGAAATCCTTCAATTAGCTTATAAACTAGGATATTTTGATGACGATAGAAAAATCACTTTAAGTGAATTGGCAGAGAAACTGGGTATTAGTGTGCCTACCTTAGATGAAATATTAAGAAGAGCACTAAAGAAAGTCGTAAAGTATTACATTAATAAAAAATGA